The Populus nigra chromosome 14, ddPopNigr1.1, whole genome shotgun sequence genome has a segment encoding these proteins:
- the LOC133673433 gene encoding probable methyltransferase PMT26, whose translation MALGKYSRVDNRRQNSSYCSTVTITVFVGLCLVGVWMMTSSSVVPGQSVDAPAQENKNEVKQQVPDSNEINPKQPEDSPGDLPGDATQGDSSTPEEKPEEKPNEIPEEKPDEKPEEKPEEKPEEKPEEKQEEQPEEKPEEKPEEKSNEDTKSEDGSTTETQNGGTNAEDGDTKINNGETNTKDGGTKPDDGESNAAGQGDSEENSTEKKPGTDETETKLVENTGEGEDGETGNDKIDEKVDQKDSKEADKSSDGQTNNQSSGELLPSGAQSELLNETTTQSGSWSTQAAESKNEKETQKSSNQQGGYNWKLCNVTAGPDYIPCLDNWQKIRSLHSTKHYEHRERHCPEEPPTCLVPLPEGYKRPIEWPTSREKIWYHNVPHTKLAQIKGHQNWVKVTGEFLTFPGGGTQFKHGALHYIDFINESVPDIAWGKQTRVILDVGCGVASFGGYLFDRDVLTMSFAPKDEHEAQVQFALERGIPAISAVMGTKRLPYPGRVFDAVHCARCRVPWHIEGGKLLLELNRVLRPGGFFVWSATPVYQKLAEDAEIWQAMTKLTKAMCWELVSINKDTINGVGVATYRKPTSNDCYEQRSKQEPPLCEASDDPNAAWNVPLQACMHKVPVDSLERGSQWPEQWPARLGKTPYWMLSSQVGVYGKPAPEDFTADYEHWKRVVSNSYLNGIGINWSSVRNAMDMRSVYGGFAAALKELNVWVMNVITVDSPDTLPIIYERGLFGIYHDWCESFSTYPRSYDLLHADHLFSKVKKRCSMVAVFAEVDRILRPEGKLIVRDNVETMNELENMARSMQWEVRMTYSKDKEGLLCVQKSMWRPRESETLTYAIA comes from the exons ATGGCGTTAGGAAAATATAGCAGGGTAGACAATAGAAGACAAAATTCGAGTTACTGCTCGACAGTGACAATCACGGTGTTTGTGGGTCTCTGCTTGGTTGGGGTATGGATGATGACATCGTCTTCTGTGGTTCCTGGACAAAGTGTTGATGCTCCTGCTCAGGAAAACAAGAATGAGGTGAAGCAACAAGTTCCTGATAGCAATGAAATCAATCCTAAGCAACCTGAGGACAGCCCGGGTGATTTGCCTGGGGATGCAACACAAGGAGACAGCAGTACACCTGAAGAGAAGCCCGAAGAGAAGCCCAATGAGATTCCTGAAGAGAAGCCTGATGAGAAGCCAGAAGAGAAGCCGGAGGAGAAACCAGAAGAGAAGCCGGAGGAGAAGCAAGAAGAGCAGCCTGAGGAGAAGCCAGAAGAGAAGCCTGAGGAAAAATCTAATGAAGATACCAAGTCCGAAGATGGGTCAACTACTGAGACACAAAATGGAGGAACTAATGCAGAGGATGGTGACACTAAAATCAACAATGgagaaacaaacacaaaagaTGGAGGGACAAAGCCAGATGATGGTGAAAGTAATGCAGCTGGACAAGGAGATTCTGAGGAGAATTCAACGGAGAAGAAACCCGGTACTGATGAGACTGAAACAAAATTGGTCGAGAATACTGGTGAAGGTGAGGATGGGGAAACAGGGAATGATAAGATAGATGAGAAGGTGGATCAGAAAGATAGTAAGGAGGCGGATAAAAGTTCTGATGGGCAGACCAACAACCAGAGTTCAGGTGAGTTACTTCCTTCAGGGGCTCAGTCAGAGCTTTTGAATGAAACGACCACTCAGAGCGGTTCGTGGTCAACTCAGGCAGCAGAGTCAAAGAATGAGAAGGAAACTCAAAAGTCTTCTAATCAACAAGGGGGGTACAATTGGAAACTGTGCAATGTCACTGCTGGGCCTGATTACATCCCATGTCTTGACAATTGGCAAAAAATTAGGAGTCTTCATTCTACAAAGCACTATGAACATCGAGAGAGGCACTGTCCTGAAGAACCCCCAACCTGTCTTGTTCCTCTTCCTGAAGGATATAAACGCCCAATTGAGTGGCCTACAAGCAGGGAAAAG ATATGGTACCATAATGTTCCCCACACCAAGCTTGCACAAATTAAGGGGCATCAAAACTGGGTGAAAGTTACTGGTGAATTCCTCACTTTCCCTGGTGGTGGAACCCAGTTTAAGCATGGCGCTCTTCATTACATTGACTTCATAAATGAG TCTGTGCCTGACATTGCATGGGGAAAACAAACCCGTGTGATATTGGATGTTGGATGTGGAGTTGCTAGCTTTGGAGGATATCTCTTTGACAGAGATGTTCTAACAATGTCATTTGCCCCTAAAGATGAGCATGAAGCTCAAGTACAATTTGCTCTTGAAAGAGGAATCCCAGCTATATCAGCTGTGATGGGAACAAAGAGGCTTCCCTACCCTGGCAGAGTTTTTGATGCTGTTCATTGTGCGCGCTGTAGAGTACCGTGGCATATTGAAG GTGGTAAACTTCTTCTGGAGCTGAATCGTGTGTTGCGACCTGGTGGTTTCTTTGTGTGGTCTGCTACTCCTGTTTATCAGAAGCTAGCTGAAGATGCTGAAATTTGGCAAG CCATGACCAAACTAACAAAAGCTATGTGCTGGGAACTTGTGTCTATTAACAAGGACACAATTAATGGAGTGGGTGTAGCTACATACAGGAAGCCTACTTCCAATGACTGCTATGAGCAAAGATCAAAACAAGAGCCTCCACTTTGTGAAGCATCTGATGATCCAAACGCAGCCTG GAATGTGCCACTGCAAGCATGTATGCATAAGGTGCCTGTAGATTCACTGGAACGTGGGTCTCAATGGCCAGAGCAATGGCCGGCAAGGTTGGGTAAAACACCTTATTGGATGTTGAGTTCCCAAGTTGGAGTTTATGGTAAACCAGCACCAGAAGATTTCACTGCAGATTATGAGCACTGGAAGCGGGTGGTCTCCAATTCATATCTAAATGGAATTGGAATAAACTGGTCATCTGTGAGAAATGCCATGGACATGAGATCTGTTTATGGAGG TTTCGCTGCAGCTCTGAAGGAGTTGAACGTGTGGGTCATGAATGTGATCACAGTGGACTCTCCAGATACTCTACCTATAATTTATGAACGTGGGCTGTTTGGAATTTATCATGATTGGTGCGAATCATTTAGCACTTATCCTAGATCTTATGATCTTCTCCATGCGGACCATCTATTCTCCAAGGTTAAAAAGAG GTGCAGTATGGTGGCTGTATTTGCGGAAGTTGATAGAATTCTGAGGCCGGAAGGGAAGCTCATTGTCCGGGACAATGTTGAGACCATGAATGAGCTGGAGAACATGGCAAGGTCTATGCAGTGGGAGGTTCGTATGACCTACTCTAAGGACAAGGAAGGATTGCTGTGTGTCCAGAAATCCATGTGGCGACCCAGAGAGTCAGAGACACTCACTTATGCTATTGCTTAA
- the LOC133673521 gene encoding gibberellin 20 oxidase 1-D-like isoform X1 produces the protein MSLLMDSTSSSLLLCPPPYLTKDETGALVFDSSFLQKQANLPTEFMWPHGDLVHNEDELKEPMIDLEGFLKGDEVATAQAAELVRTACLNHGFFQVTNHGVDVSLIHSAHEEIGKIFKLPLDKKLSVRRKPGDVSGYSGAHAHRYSSKLPWKETFSFGYHGDDDSVPLVVDYFKSVLGKDFEHTGWVYQSYCEAMKKVSLVIFELLAISLGVDRLHYRKFFEDGSSIMRCNYYPPCNNSTLTLGTGPHCDPTSLTILHQDQVGGLQVFSNNKWLAIRPRPDALVVNIGDTFMALSNGRYKSCLHRAVVNRDSERRSLVFFVSPKEEKVVRPPQDLVSREGQRIYPDFTWSDLLEFTQKHYRADVATLQSFIQWLSSSKPSTF, from the exons ATGTCTCTCCTAATGGACTCAACTTCTTCAAGTCTTCTCTTGTGTCCTCCTCCGTATCTTACAAAAGATGAAACTGGGGCTCTTGTTTTTGACTCATCTTTCTTGCAAAAACAAGCCAACTTGCCCACAGAGTTCATGTGGCCACATGGAGACTTAGTTCACAACGAAGATGAGCTTAAAGAGCCAATGATAGACTTGGAAGGATTCCTTAAAGGTGATGAGGTTGCAACTGCTCAAGCTGCTGAGCTTGTTAGGACTGCTTGCTTGAACCATGGCTTCTTTCAAGTCACCAACCATGGTGTTGATGTAAGTCTCATTCATAGTGCTCATGAAGAGATTGGCAAGATTTTCAAACTGCCTCTTGACAAGAAACTCAGTGTCCGTAGAAAGCCAGGTGATGTGAGTGGATATTCTGGTGCCCATGCACATCGATATTCATCCAAGTTGCCATGGAAGGAGACATTTTCTTTTGGCTACCACGGGGATGATGATTCTGTGCCACTTGTTGTTGACTACTTCAAGTCCGTCTTAGGAAAAGATTTTGAACACACTGG GTGGGTTTACCAAAGTTACTGTGAAGCAATGAAGAAAGTATCCCTAGTGATATTTGAGCTGTTGGCCATCAGCCTAGGAGTTGATCGTTTACACTATCGCAAATTCTTTGAAGATGGAAGCTCAATAATGAGGTGTAACTATTATCCACCTTGCAATAATTCTACCCTCACTCTTGGCACTGGTCCTCACTGTGACCCAACTTCCTTAACAATACTTCACCAAGACCAAGTTGGTGGTCTTCAAGTCTTTTCAAACAACAAATGGCTAGCAATCCGACCTCGTCCAGATGCCCTAGTTGTAAACATTGGTGATACCTTCATG GCATTATCCAATGGGAGATATAAAAGTTGCCTTCATAGAGCAGTGGTGAACAGGGACAGCGAGAGAAGATCACTGGTTTTCTTTGTGAGTCCAAAAGAGGAAAAAGTAGTGAGACCCCCACAAGATCTTGTTTCCAGAGAAGGGCAAAGGATTTACCCGGATTTCACATGGTCGGATTTGTTGGAGTTCACGCAAAAGCACTACAGAGCTGATGTCGCTACACTCCAAAGCTTCATTCAATGGCTTTCATCTTCTAAACCATCTACCTTTTAG
- the LOC133673521 gene encoding gibberellin 20 oxidase 2-like isoform X2, with product MSLLMDSTSSSLLLCPPPYLTKDETGALVFDSSFLQKQANLPTEFMWPHGDLVHNEDELKEPMIDLEGFLKGDEVATAQAAELVRTACLNHGFFQVTNHGVDVSLIHSAHEEIGKIFKLPLDKKLSVRRKPGDVSGYSGAHAHRYSSKLPWKETFSFGYHGDDDSVPLVVDYFKSVLGKDFEHTGWVYQSYCEAMKKVSLVIFELLAISLGVDRLHYRKFFEDGSSIMRCNYYPPCNNSTLTLGTGPHCDPTSLTILHQDQVGGLQVFSNNKWLAIRPRPDALVVNIGDTFMGLELAFGLQLFLQACQLKIVQITHIEWLSSLERSKKFLRVKC from the exons ATGTCTCTCCTAATGGACTCAACTTCTTCAAGTCTTCTCTTGTGTCCTCCTCCGTATCTTACAAAAGATGAAACTGGGGCTCTTGTTTTTGACTCATCTTTCTTGCAAAAACAAGCCAACTTGCCCACAGAGTTCATGTGGCCACATGGAGACTTAGTTCACAACGAAGATGAGCTTAAAGAGCCAATGATAGACTTGGAAGGATTCCTTAAAGGTGATGAGGTTGCAACTGCTCAAGCTGCTGAGCTTGTTAGGACTGCTTGCTTGAACCATGGCTTCTTTCAAGTCACCAACCATGGTGTTGATGTAAGTCTCATTCATAGTGCTCATGAAGAGATTGGCAAGATTTTCAAACTGCCTCTTGACAAGAAACTCAGTGTCCGTAGAAAGCCAGGTGATGTGAGTGGATATTCTGGTGCCCATGCACATCGATATTCATCCAAGTTGCCATGGAAGGAGACATTTTCTTTTGGCTACCACGGGGATGATGATTCTGTGCCACTTGTTGTTGACTACTTCAAGTCCGTCTTAGGAAAAGATTTTGAACACACTGG GTGGGTTTACCAAAGTTACTGTGAAGCAATGAAGAAAGTATCCCTAGTGATATTTGAGCTGTTGGCCATCAGCCTAGGAGTTGATCGTTTACACTATCGCAAATTCTTTGAAGATGGAAGCTCAATAATGAGGTGTAACTATTATCCACCTTGCAATAATTCTACCCTCACTCTTGGCACTGGTCCTCACTGTGACCCAACTTCCTTAACAATACTTCACCAAGACCAAGTTGGTGGTCTTCAAGTCTTTTCAAACAACAAATGGCTAGCAATCCGACCTCGTCCAGATGCCCTAGTTGTAAACATTGGTGATACCTTCATG GGCCTCGAACTAGCGTTTGGACTGCAGCTGTTTCTACAAGCTTGTCAACTCAAAATCGTCCAGATCACACATATTGAATGGCTATCATCGCTTGAAAGAAGTAAAAAGTTTCTACGAGTAAAATGTTAA